Proteins co-encoded in one Coregonus clupeaformis isolate EN_2021a chromosome 5, ASM2061545v1, whole genome shotgun sequence genomic window:
- the LOC121560373 gene encoding bone morphogenetic protein 4-like produces the protein MFPANLLVLMVLLLPQASSGRQGGATEPDGSVLSLSSSSPTPLDPSLSQTIQNLLLSRLGLQSHPNPRPGAPIPQYILDLYRFHSQQYHLVQDPHFSYPSQHVQEANTVRSFHTESTSPSLPLEKRQTTASNSRVPISFNVSSIPQDERVVSAELRFFRGGGVSLGPGAHRVSLFLSGGPGDSESEPTLLESRLLTGAPSTKPAVSWEAFSLSTELFLGAHARTGSLSFLIEVTPLGNTTLLTPPDHDALPLSTGEEGRREGHLRVRRSLGQDEHSWARERPLLVTYSHDGRGEALAAHGRRTSGTAQRMRGRKGARERGRSSSRDRGRDRNKDRERDRDRSASPGWGGSWNEGGRVKRNGGRAAKLKRLSRARCRRHPLYVDFKDVGWNKWIVAPSGYDAFFCLGECRFPLADHMNSSSHAMVQTLVNSVNGAVPRACCVPTALSPIAMLYLDPQDRVVLKNYQDMVVEGCGCR, from the exons ATGTTCCCTGCTAACCTCTTGGTCCTGATGGTCCTGCTGCTACCTCAAGCCTCGTCTGGTCGCCAGGGCGGAGCCACCGAGCCCGATGGCAGTGTGTTGTCGTTGTCATCGTCATCACCAACCCCCCTGGACCCCAGCCTGTCCCAGACCATCCAGAACCTGCTGCTGAGCCGCCTGGGCCTGCAGTCCCACCCCAACCCCCGGCCAGGTGCCCCCATCCCCCAGTACATACTGGACCTCTACCGCTTCCACTCCCAGCAGTACCACCTAGTCCAGGATCCACACTTCAGCTACCCCAGCCAGCATGTCCAGGAGGCCAACACCGTACGCAGCTTCCACACAG AGTCTACCAGTCCCTCACTCCCCCTTGAAAAGAGGCAGACCACCGCGAGCAACAGCAGGGTCCCCATCTCCTTCAACGTGTCCTCCATCCCCCAGGATGAGCGTGTGGTGTCTGCAGAGCTGCGTTTCTTCCGGGGTGGTGGGGTCAGCCTGGGCCCCGGGGCCCACAGGGTCAGCCTGTTCCTTTCTGGAGGCCCTGGGGACTCTGAGTCTGAGCCCACTCTGCTGGAGTCACGGCTCCTCACAGGGGCCCCCAGCACCAAGCCAGCTGTGTCCTGGGAGGCATTCAGCCTCAGCACCGAACTCTTCCTGGGGGCCCACGCTCGGACTGGCAGCCTGTCCTTCCTCATAGAGGTGACCCCTCTGGGTAACaccaccctcctcaccccccctGACCATGATGCTCTACCACTCTCCACTGGGGAGGAAGGGCGCAGAGAGGGACACCTGAGGGTGCGCAGATCTCTGGGACAGGACGAACACAGCTGGGCACGAGAGAGACCCCTGCTGGTTACTTACAGCCATGATGGGCGCGGGGAGGCACTAGCCGCCCATGGCCGGAGAACCTCCGGCACTGCCcagaggatgagggggaggaagggggccAGAGAAAGGGGCAGGAGTAGCAGCAGGGACCGGGGAAGGGACAGAAAcaaggacagggagagggacagggaccgGAGCGCCAGTCCTGGCTGGGGCGGTAGCTGGAACGAGGGTGGAAGAGTGAAGCGTAATGGCGGCCGCGCAGCGAAACTGAAGCGTCTGTCCCGCGCCCGCTGCCGCCGCCACCCGCTCTACGTGGACTTCAAAGACGTGGGCTGGAACAAGTGGATTGTGGCGCCTAGCGGCTACGACGCCTTCTTCTGCCTGGGAGAGTGCCGCTTCCCGCTGGCCGACCACATGAACTCATCCAGCCACGCCATGGTGCAGACGCTGGTGAACTCGGTGAACGGAGCCGTGCCGCGGGCCTGCTGTGTGCCCACCGCCCTCAGCCCCATTGCCATGCTCTACCTGGACCCGCAGGACCGCGTGGTCCTCAAAAACTACCAGGACATGGTGGTGGAGGGCTGTGGATGCCGGTAA